A segment of the Arachis hypogaea cultivar Tifrunner chromosome 5, arahy.Tifrunner.gnm2.J5K5, whole genome shotgun sequence genome:
tttatacacatgATATAAATCATATTAATCACAATATGTTGAAAAATATTACTATGGCCTTTATTTGTTTagaaacttttctattttctctattatcaatttttcttttattataatctatttgcatcttttactaattattttagtttaaaaaacaaGTGAAtcccaaaaaaatttatacactaatagaatattcttaaaaaaattagaatgacaaaaatattttaaaaaatttaaaaatataataaaattaatcaaatattagatatatatttctaaaaatattttaaaaattaaattttgatttattttttttgtaagtaaaaaaatagaatattttttatttttaaaatttaatgaatttacatcatttgaaatttttttgagatttttttcttttaatgaccaaaattaaaaaaaaagtttcaaattAAATGTTGttatgatattatatatatatatatatatatatatatatatatatatatattaaataattattcaaatattttcatacaaattttgatataatatataaatatttatcaaatataaatttttttatcatttgtagaaaaaatatttttatataattttttccatATTCTTAAATCTTCTACATTATTGCTGATAATAATTGTCTTTCATTCCTTGATTTCCTTCCCCATATGTGTTCTTAAtgtattaaaatatgaataatcggttttagtaattaaaaattcTAACCATTTAATATATtgcatttaaaaatattaaattgattttcaagcTGGGATTTGAGTAATATACATATCCTAATTAAACATTATGGATTTATAGGTATTATGTAACCAAAATAAAATTGGAAATTCTCTTATTATGTTCAATGGTGGAGGGCTAAGGCTTGGATTCAACTGAGTACTTTACTTCAGTTCAGCTCAGTTCAGATAAAACCTATAAGGATTCATGAATCCCATTCCCAAATAATTGTTTTGCATTCTATCCTGTCAGCTGCAAGTTTAACATCAATTTCAATTTGGTTTCTTTCAAGGTCTATTTCGTAATTTTCTATCACACAAAATATTCTTCTCTCACCGCTTCCCAACGCTATAAATATTCATCTTCACTATCACCGCCACAAtaacaaccacaaccaccaccaccgccaccactATTTTGACCTTTAATTTTCATTAATGGCGAACTCTATCGATGGCAACGTCCTTGCGGCGCGAAGTCACTTGCCAAGTTCGGTGTTCAGCACATGTTCGGGGTCGTCGGAATCCCAGTCACTTCCCTCGCCACGCGCTCAGTTTCCCTCGGAATCCGCTTCATCGCCTTCCACAACGAGCAATCCGCTGGCTACGCCGCCTCTGCTTACGGCTACCTCACAGGTCGTCCCGGAGTACTCCTCACCGTCTCTGGCCCCGGTTGCATACACGGACTCGCTGGTCTCTCCAACTCCGCCGCCAACACCTGGCCCATGGTCATGATCTCCGGCTCCTGCGACCAGTCTGACGCTGGACGTGGCGACTTCCAAGAACTCGATCAGATCCAAGCAGTTAAGCCGTTCTCCAAGTTCTCCATCAAAGCCACCAAAATTACGGAAATACCCAATTGCGTGGCCCAAGTTCTCAATTGGGCCTTGTTGGGGCGACCCGGTGGCTGTTACCTTGATCTTCCCACGGATGTTTTACACCAGAAGGTATCTCTCTCTGAAGCTGAGAATTTGATTACTGAAGCTGCTGAGAAGGTTTTTAACAGTGGTAACCAACTTAATCAAATTCGAATTCCAGATAATGGTTTAGTCTCAGAGGCAGCCTCGCTGCTAAAAAATGCAGCAAAACCGCTCATTGTCATAGGAAAAGGAGCAGCTTATGCACGAGCAGAGGCTGCTCTAAAGAAGCTGGTGGAAACCACTGGCATTCCGTTTCTACCCACCCCAATGGGGAAGGGGGTGTTGCCGGATACTCACGATCTAGCTGCCACCGCGGCTAGGTCGCTTGCAATTGGAAGTTGCGATGTTGCCCTCGTTGTTGGGGCGAGGTTGAATTGGTTGTTGCATTTTGGGGAGCCACCAAAATGGTCCAAGGATGTTAAGTTTATTCTGGTGGATATTAGTGAGGAAGAGATTGAGCTGAGGAAACCCCATTTAGGTTTGGTTGGTGATGCGAAAACGGTTGTGGAGACTCTTAATAAGGAGATTAAGGATGATCCTTTCTGTTTGGCAAGGAACCACCCTTGGGTGGAAGCTATATGGAAGAAGTCTAAGGATAATGTGGCGAAGATGGAGGCTCAGCTTGCTAAGGATATTGTGCCATTCAATTTCTTGACACCAATGAGGATCATAAGAGATGCAATTCTTGGAGTCGGAAGCCCGGCTCCGGTGGTAGTGTCCGAGGGTGCAAACACGATGGATGTAGGTAGGGCTGTGTTGATTCAGACAGAGCCCAGGACTAGGTTGGATGCAGGGACTTGGGGGACCATGGGGGTTGGCCTCGGTTATTGCATTGCGGCTGCAGTGGCTTGTCCCGATCGACTTGTTGTTGCAGTTGAAGGGGATTCTGGATTCGGATTCAGTGCTATTGAAGTTGAGGTATATACTGCTGAACCCATGTTTACGTGGATTGAtgccttttatttttagttatattttcatCATCATAAAATAGAATGGTTCTTATTTTaatctatatattattattaagtaaCAACCAGTAGTGTATGAAATTGAGAATATGATGACATGTTTATAGAAATCAACTTAAGGTCTAACCACAAATCGTAAAAAGCTAGCAAAAATTTTTACTGCCATTATTTTGAATTTGGGTCTTCTATGTACTCTTTTATGTTTCTGTTCATAGCTAGTAGTTTTGTGATAGATAGATAGAATTACATAAGTTGGTGTAATTACATAAGCTGGTGTAATTACTATGCGGCAACCCAAAATCTCCAAGTCCTACTAGATTTTTTTTACTAGTTACCAGTGAGTACTGAGTAGTAGTAAAGGTAAATTATAAACGAATTGTGTTATCCTGAATTTGTTGGGATTGTTTGCAAGAGTCTTTTCTTCtcgaaaataaattataaatgagTCGTTGGCTATTGATGCTGTTGGACATGATTTAATCCAGGAATATACAGAGAAAATTCTGGAAATTCTGGACTACTGTcttataattcttttcttttgtgGATATATACGAGGAAATAAATATGTATTGCTTGTTCTATTCTGAACATAGGAAAAATTTATCATGCCTTTAATatacttgtttttttttgtttgtcaaaTTGAATCTTTTGTTTGAAGAACTATATAGAAATCAGTTTGtgtaaataattttagttatttttctatcAATGGTTCTTGTTATTATATGCTATATGCAAGTGCTTTCATTATTTTGATATGATCATATATAGCTGCATGTATTTGCTTTTATATGCAATAAATTACTCTTGCAATTGTGTGGTGattaatcttttttttaagaaattatatacaAATCAGTTTTCgtaaataattttagttattactCTATTAATGATTCTTATTATCATATATCATATGCAAGTTTTTTCATTATGTTGATATGATTAGTTTTGACTGcatatatttgtttttatatGCAATAAATTGCTCTTGCAATTGCGTGATGattaatccttttttttttgaagacaTTGGTTCGATATCAGTTATCTGTGGTAGTGATTGTTTTTAACAATGGAGGTGTATATGGTGGTGACCGGAGAACTCCCGAAGAGATGAATGGAGCTCACAAAGATGATCCTGCTCCGACTTCTTTTGTTCCTAAAGCAGGCTACCATGCTTTGATTGAAGCTTTTGGTGGAAAGGGCTATCTTGTTGGGACACCTGATGAACTCAAGTATGCTCTTTCAGAATCTTTCTCGACTCGAAAACCAGCTGTTATCAATGTTATTGTTGATCCCTACGCTGGTTCAGAGAGTGGGAGGCTGCAACACAAGAACTGATTTACAGATTATCTGTATTATACCTAAATtaagttttctatgatttttgtttttaaattttaaattttaataacacaAATTATATAATCTTGTAGTTTTTTATGGTGTACCATGATATGATAAAGATATAAACTATAAATGTAAAATGTTTTATGATCATAATAAATATTGAATGGTGAAACTGAATCTCTATTCCAAcaagtttatatatatttattattatttttgttttattttatttattatttttttatgttcttaaagATGAGTTAttttgagaataaaaaaatatttttagtataatttatatctaaataaataaaaaaaataataataataaaataaaaaaattataaaaatatcttttatgtcatagaattattaaatatttattagttaAGCATATTATATTATATCTTTTGAGCGTAGTTTATATAAAGAGTACATTTTGAGTATTTTTTCATATGCAGTAGTAGTAGCTAATAGCtagagtttttttttattttattgtcaaaGAAAAAAAACTTGATATGAAGTTTGTTTAAACGTTCTTTGTGATCAATCACTTTACATAATGTTGTTTGTCTGCCTTAGTAATTATCACCTTTGAGATGAGGAAGGGGCGGAATGCCGTGTGAGCTACGGCTCATTGGCAGAAAAGTTTAATTTCAAAGCACATCAATTTTGTTTATCATTcatcaccaaattttttttatcatttttttttgttagtatgAAAGTTCAAGAGTTATTAAAATCCATCAACAAAATTTTGGTATTACAATCCATCAAATCTTAATATGGtatatcctttttttttgtttttttgctgtTATTATTTTGGGGTAAATtccttttccaaaaaaaaaaatttattatttctctttaattgcaGCGCTTTTTGTATAGAGCATTTTCTTTTTGGACGGCTTTGTTAAAGAAGGAATGAGAAATAACTCTTTTCTCTATTGGGCTTCCATAGGTTGGGGCAATCTTAAATCTAAATCCAGAAGACCTAAAACCCTGAATCCAAATGACCCAAGAAGGATACACCCAACAACccaatgatttatttatttatattttatttagtttattcatTTATTGTAGCTTCATGAATCAACTAAACCTGAAAATCCGTCTCACCTACCaccaaaaatgaaataaaaaatgaatttgatTCAGCTCTGTCATTCACTCATTTGTTTATTTGTCCTCGTGAAACGTTTTCTTTTTTGGTCACTGTCCTCgtgaaacttaaaaattaaaaaaaatcagatcAACATTTTGTGAGATTAGATAATATTACGGACTAATTGGAAATCAACTTTTAGCTTATTGTTCTATCTCTAATTAACAACTCAAACCCTTCTTACTAATTCATTCATTATTCTGTTGGCTGGTTttgttagttaaaaaaattagtcCTCTAACAAAAtcaacttttatattttttggaatattaaaattacattaataccaTTGTGCAAGAGATATCACTTATCAGTATAGACTAAAGACTATATAGACTTAATGTTTAATATGATTCAACCTCACAATGCCAATATAATGTACCCTAAAACACTAGGGCAAATTAACAGTTGCTTCAGTTCCCAAGTTCTTTTTGGTACACAATATAATAATAATCCACAaggaattcaaaataaaaaataaaaaagatgatgAATCCGTTACTTTCAACCATTTAAAATGAGCAACGTTCCCAAAGGCAAAAGGTCCTTTGTATATTTCCAAGTTCCAACACAAGTTTTGGTGCACATCTATATGATGATTATGCTTATTACACGGAGAAAAACAAAGATAGGCATACAATATTGTCATAATGTATGCACACCTTTTTTGGTCAATGCCTAGATATCCACACTTTAATTATATGCAACttgttataatttaataaatttatctaTCTTGTATTTTAGgcacatattaaaattataaaattaaaaattttttattaaaaatataaaaaatttatgtttttaatatatttaaattatatttattaaataaaaatatttaaaatttttataaataattaattttttatatacttttatAAGACACATATTAACTAAGCATTTTGTGGCACTCATATTTTacaacaattttttaattaattgtcaCGAAATACCAGTTATTAAAAATCGCTATCAAATCTAATCTCAGCGTTCATAATCAGAGTGGTCCACTGAATCGTAGGCTTTTAATTTTGTAGCAATTTAAAATCGTTGCTAGTCATAAAAAAAACTGCTGCTATTCTCCATTTTAATTGtggtgactaaaccctaatttaatttaactattttaaaaaacTACGTATAAACCATACCATCATTCACATATTTTGGTTTTGGTAGTTAACTCaacattttatatattattcaaaataaaatgaCTAAATTGCAGACTCAATCTTATCATTTATCCATAATCTGATTTGACAattatttagatatttatttttaattaaagtttagttaatatatatcttaagcatatatgataaatttattattaataaaaaaattttaatattttttatttagtgaaaataaaataaatatattaaaatttaaattttttatactttttataaaaaaaattaatttataaatttaacatgtgctaaggcacaaaataaataaacttattttTATGTTTGCTCAAGCatcatttattaattaactaacaTCTTCCATTGTTTTTACCATAATTTTCTAAAAGATGGGTGCACATAGtacaaatttcttaattttttaggattttactgTTATATATGTCTTAAGAATATTGGTTAagcataatataaaaaaatattttaatatttttgatatatttaatatattaaaaatgcaattttaaaaaaattatttttataataaataatattaaaatattttttttaaaatatacttaATTGATATCGTTAAGACATAtgataacaaaatttaattttttattacaaaaatatgcacaaatttcttaatttttattgaaaaaaaaaatacatggtGATGTACTTTATTTGAAGTTTGAACTGTGTCaccttcttttatatatatatatatatatatatatatatatataaaagaaggtGACACAGTTCAAACTTCAAATAAAGTACATCaccatgtattttttttttcaataaaaattaagaaatttgtgcatatttttgtaataaaaaattaaattttgttatcaTATGTCTTAACGATATcaattaagtatatatatatatatatatatatatatatatatatatatatatatatatattcaacatTTATTTTGAGTTTATTATATTTTGATGAGAAGTGTAAAATATTTCATATATATTTTGGGTTAATGTTCAAATTTGTCTCTAAAAGATCACGCGATCTTCATTTTTGTCcctaaatgatttttttaatcaaattagtctctgaaagataaactgttagtcaaattagttcttccgtcaattggatgatgacgtgtcacgttaaatGCTACGTGGCATGATGACGGGACACGCCACATGGTAGGTCAATAACACGTGATACGCCACGTGACAGGTCTGTGACATGTGACATGCCTCGTGtcacttgacatataaaaaagtttttattaGTCAAAATACTCCTTGAAAGTCCGGACGTAagccattttcatccctcaaattttaaaaattagtcaaactagtccttatataattttttataatattaaatttacaatattttttatactactaattttaatattattttttaaaccttaataaacaaaattctctttacatagaataataaaaagtaattaaatttttataaaattattttgtcatttgtattttaaaattttacatttttaaattgtaattttttatgtgaatttttttatttaaataattttatcaaattattgttaattatatatttaaaattttaatattttaaattttactatataatatagtaattattttaaatttttaaaattttttaaaattataatttttattattatttaatttatatagtaaaactcaataattgaaaaCTGGTTTATGGAATCACTttttgaatcttaatattttaatataattttttaaatatttcatttaaaacaaaaggaattttattttaatacgaaGTGTATCTATTTATATAATGTACTAGTGCGGAGTAGCCTGTGTTATGCATAGGTATAATgtttcttatttcattttatctaattgatttgtgaaattaaaagaaaaattatataatctatctcaaacatacgaaatatacaaaaatttattatgatgttTGCACGTATTGCGCTTAAGAAGCAattcatttataataataataattaaccaataaatttttaatattttgtaaagtTTGGAATTTAAGCAAAATTTGTGGATCTTCTTGAATTTTGACTCTAATATCACTACCATTATCtcctatatataagtaataccgtaatgggaaaaaaaatatgtagtaaaaaaaatagtggtataactttgtttaggttaacatacataaattttgattttgagcatataactttgtttagataaatacatacatttccattttgagtatatatatatattccagcaaaatgtagTAATGTAACAAAaaaggttttagaatagaaaataataagagagattttgagaagaattaaaagagagagataattttatgaaaaaaaataaaaaaaattatataaggactagtttgactaatttttaaaatttgagggatgaaaatgacttacatcTGGACTTTTAAAGACTATTTTGATTAATAGaaaacttttttatatgtcaagtgaTGCCACGTGTTACTGACTTGCCATGTAGTGTGTCACGTCAttatgccacgtggcacttaacgtgataCGTCATTATCCAATTGACGGaagactaatttgactaacagattatctttcagggactaatttaattaaaaaatcattCGGAGACGAAAATGAAGATCGCGTGATCTTTCAACGACGAATTTAAACATTAACCCTGAATATTTTAGATCAATCAAATGTTAACTTCGTAAATGTATGTCTTTTGAGCTTGATATATTATTATATGCAAAtactttcaataattttattatgtataactatataatttacatatataattaaatattagagGTTTAATAATTGCAGACACTTGGCTAATTAaggttaatttataattaattaccattttGCTCAACTTGATAGTCATGAACATGTTTGTATACAGTACCGGAACTTGAAATAAATTTTTGGGGGCCATAAATAATTGTCAAAAAGCGTTTGATATAAATCTCATTTAAGATAAACTcgtctaattttatctttttgatttggatgatattgccaaatttaaagccgttttcaaggtctcgttccaaaaaattaaggtcaaactcatcagatgtaacttttgaacttttgaacttttgaagattgtatctcacttttttcgtaattcattaaagtagaagaactatctacaggtgttgatattgtaaaagttatatgttctcctttttaaatattagccttcttcttaaaaatgtatcaattctttgattttttattattattttatataaaaattggaaTATATATCCTATagaatatgtaaagaagaagttagaaggacaaatatcaaaatttataatattattgaatttttttattaatttatacaaatacaataatattaatacttattgaatattctattattttttatcatataaaaaattaaattaaataaatagtaaaatataaaataatattaaattaattaaataaaaatatctaattttttatatttgaatttaaaagtaGAGAGAGTATTGCTTATTGAACTTATTGAGTACTTTAAATCATAGTAAAGTATGTAAatcaattgaattattttttatcttttaaaaaagtattactaatttttttataaaaagtttggggggACTATGGCCCCTTTGTCTGAACTAAGTTGTATCACTGTTTGTATATATAGTTATTATTTGTGTTGGTATTAAAAATGTGATCAAATGACAGATTTTTTTTGTCCAACCATTTCATTAGTGGTCAAAGATGTTAAGTTATTATTGAAAGAACAGTTCATTTCaatatatcttattaattaatacaaaaattttatattactattattattcctGTTCAATTATACATCAAAAGTTTGGTAGGTACTAGCTAGGGTAGGTGATCATGTGCATGCAAAGTTGGTGGAGACTAGAGAACTAATAAGTGATTGTTATgatgtttaaaaatatttattaattattgtaataattaataaatgttaaataagataagttatggtcgatttttttttgttatcaaatatttttgtaggATTAAAGGGTTATGGATGCATCATGCTTGTAGAGAATAATTACGGACATTAGTTGCCACTAGCTATATATCACTTCAACTGTGGCAgtagagaagaaaaaagagactCATGTTTTTAGTGTTTATGATAATAAGCTAAagattaatttattatgaatttgaattattttgtttaagaatttattattgattaataataaattattatatatataagatgtaaaattcaaaattttaatattaatttaaatagataaataaattaattattaaccaatttaaattaatcaaaagaGAGGTGTTATAATATAACTTAAAAAACAGATTTAAAAATAATGAAGATAACcctaaaatatattatatcaAAGTGCGTACGTATATAATTCGGTGATGGAAGGCTCCTCATGTTTAAATTAACTGAAAAATTAAAGTTATGTTAGATATAAGGTAGTGGAGTGGCAGCAATAATGTACCAATATACAAACTCTCAAATCATAAttgtgaaattaaagaagaaattaattgtTGAAACGGATAAAAATGAACAAACCAACCCGGTAACAGTTTAGTGTTTGGAGGTGCGAGGAGATAGAAGATGAGCAGGAGCACGCGcgagaaaagattttaaaaggagAAGCACAAAATTCTTCCATTCAAAGTTCAAAGCAAGAAATCGGAAGAACAAGATTCACTTGTTAGAATGTGAGAAAGGAAACTCTAGCTCGAATACAGAAAGAATTGCTTCAATtgctcaaaatttttttttttttttgcttttctcctCTAGTAACTCGAGGGATCCCACTGAAGAGATACAAGATATTCTTATTAAGATCAGTTTTACCATTAATCGTATGCTAATCCTATCAGTTGCTGAACAAGAGGTTAAGTCAGTTATGTTTTTTATAAACTTCTTCTCAAGATAGATGCAGTGGCAGCAGCGATAAAAAAACTTTTTTGtggaagataaaattttaaaagtttttaatcatacttatatatatctCATTTTAAAGACATAATATTATTTATGACTTAAATTCAGTTTATAAACTTTAGTAGTGTTTTTTACAAAATTATCTCAAAAATTTTAATGCACAAATTACAATTTGTAATAAACAGAGTGATTAGTAATTCTCAAAGTATTTTCATCAAGAACATATTGAATAGTGACAACATACTAATACTTATAAATTCATGTATTTTCTGAAAATAAGAAGTATGATCAACATGATTTGACTCTAAAATTAGACATAAACCGAAGTGTATGATAGAGTTGAGTGGCCTTGAGAGATTATGAGGATGTtgagattttaaaataaattgttaGATTGGATCAAAAAATGTATCACGATAATTTCTTACTCTATTTCTGTGAATAGTCAACAATATGACTATATTTTTCTAAATCATGTATGACCTGTAATAAGGTGATCCTttgtttccatatttttttttaacaaagataTTCTCTCATTTGTTCTACAGAAGTGATCAacgataaaaaaatttttagattaaaaattaatcacaaattttttttaaaatcagtcATATTTTTTTTCCAGATAATTCTATCCTATATATTTTACCGTGCTACTGAAAAAGATTAACAAAATCCTATCAGAATCTTAAATACCTATAGAGAAGTAAGCAAACAAGTACCGAATTTGAATAAATCCTCTAACTTTTTAGTAGGATTACTCCAGAATCTATCCGAGACCACCTTTTCAATATTCTTCTAGCGGCTTGTGTggagaataattaaaataaaacattttttttaagatattttttagtaattaaaatttaatatatataatcgattaaattatgttatttttgtcaaaattaggttagacaaattgatttaaccgaaaaaatagtgaattaaattttaaactggtctaaattaatatttttttataaaaaataactacaatacccttattatagagaaatatcaaaatatttttattatatatatatatatatatatttattttaaaaattttaaatcgtaAGTTCGTAACCAtacgatagaaaaataaaagactaaaatttaaaattctcaaaattaatatatataatagaagtattttagtcattttctataataggatattgtagtcattttctataaaaaataatattaatttagactaattcaagatttgattcaccatttttcgctcaaatcaatttgtctagcctaattttaacaaaaataacacaatttaattaatcgattatatgtgttaaattttaattattaaaaaatattttataaaaaaacgtTTTTAGCATCTTTATCTGAATAGCTCCCAAATATTTATTAGCACTTTCAGCAGCAATTCAAAAATCCAAAGGAACTAACTTCAATTATATAAAGGATAAGGTGAATCAAAAGCTGCAATAATGAAAACGATCTCTCCTATATATTAACCTTATTAGGAAGGAAAATTCTGATTAAAGCAGTGGCAACTGCTATCTCAATTTACATGTTAAGCTATTTCAAGCTGTCAGAGACGAAAATAGATGAATTCAAAGAGT
Coding sequences within it:
- the LOC112801899 gene encoding LOW QUALITY PROTEIN: 2-hydroxyacyl-CoA lyase-like (The sequence of the model RefSeq protein was modified relative to this genomic sequence to represent the inferred CDS: deleted 2 bases in 1 codon) gives rise to the protein MANSIDGNVLAAKSLAKFGVQHMFGVVGIPVTSLATRSVSLGIRFIAFHNEQSAGYAASAYGYLTGRPGVLLTVSGPGCIHGLAGLSNSAANTWPMVMISGSCDQSDAGRGDFQELDQIQAVKPFSKFSIKATKITEIPNCVAQVLNWALLGRPGGCYLDLPTDVLHQKVSLSEAENLITEAAEKVFNSGNQLNQIRIPDNGLVSEAASLLKNAAKPLIVIGKGAAYARAEAALKKLVETTGIPFLPTPMGKGVLPDTHDLAATAARSLAIGSCDVALVVGARLNWLLHFGEPPKWSKDVKFILVDISEEEIELRKPHLGLVGDAKTVVETLNKEIKDDPFCLARNHPWVEAIWKKSKDNVAKMEAQLAKDIVPFNFLTPMRIIRDAILGVGSPAPVVVSEGANTMDVGRAVLIQTEPRTRLDAGTWGTMGVGLGYCIAAAVACPDRLVVAVEGDSGFGFSAIEVETLVRYQLSVVVIVFNNGGVYGGDRRTPEEMNGAHKDDPAPTSFVPKAGYHALIEAFGGKGYLVGTPDELKYALSESFSTRKPAVINVIVDPYAGSESGRLQHKN